The Arachis duranensis cultivar V14167 chromosome 2, aradu.V14167.gnm2.J7QH, whole genome shotgun sequence genome has a window encoding:
- the LOC110277155 gene encoding uncharacterized protein LOC110277155, producing the protein MYSHPGLLLMSMMGGGSTAGGSSVRSPSSWNRSRTQTKSRRSAPPEWCGCGCRPVLRWSGTDSNPNKPFYGCPNYNTSGKMWCGLFVWADSVNEEQVEKSESCGDEMKINVDWRLRRLEEDVQMQKVMTQLLVLGVCVLTVLLVILYCK; encoded by the exons ATGTACTCTCATCCGGGGCTGCTACTCATGTCGATGATGGGTGGAGGTAGCACTGCAGGTGGAAGCTCTGTTCGTTCCCCATCTAGCTGGAACCGGAGTAGAACGCAAACGAAGAGCAGAAGATCGGCCCCGCCAGAATGGTGCGGCTGTGGCTGTAGACCAGTTCTCAGATGGTCTGGCACAGATTCGAATCCGAATAAACCGTTCTATGGCTGCCCCAATTATAAT ACAAGTGGGAAGATGTGGTGCGGGCTTTTTGTGTGGGCAGATTCTGTGAATGAGGAACAGGTTGAAAAGTCAGAATCGTGTGGTGATGAAATGAAGATCAACGTTGATTGGAGGCTTCGAAGGTTGGAGGAGGATGTCCAGATGCAAAAAGTGATGACCCAGTTGTTAGTGTTAGGTGTGTGTGTATTGACAGTGTTGTTGGTGATCCTGTATTGTAAATGA